One region of Ostrinia nubilalis chromosome 14, ilOstNubi1.1, whole genome shotgun sequence genomic DNA includes:
- the LOC135078203 gene encoding uncharacterized protein LOC135078203 produces MGSTVQNTNYWHCYICELDIPASHIEEHNESWKHSMYVSICQESLKRLNNHITVRNSDLSHCKESTNITDFCANCSVIVENNDHKASRNHNQSKTKDVLMENLFKLYVSSSNFNEKFLNELKNTITKLVTLLSTESERTISDRKYKTTEPLNNGITYDKYIKPSISEADTQTNSNTFNNSECIIEVQSPNNDKKVNIVDNNDCNKHDHLLKLKVEKTISENRIVHDQLLQKSEKSSKFDCKICCIEIEDNPKMIETHIKSSEHIFLFHNLFGDRLKCIVCNIHHVTPKCELLHINSNKQSIEPAAVTKKNDDYEKVVNRLCNDNIRKTFAKLYKNEKVDNNLEADIQSSKASINSPIIGWDEDGESVDGKDMIINNISKFYKDENAEDNLEKNIQSSKAIVNIPKLRWDEDGENVTGIDMVLPEVLNDSISGNTSCSDKYYFDSERKMSNKNRKKKVNKAIHSKKKKRSKKNKSNHQTEEPPDPLMDIDLVKKGPNIIYCKLCRITVSNKPGHDSRHFKGNLHSTERHFFLTRNKITASHFYENYGYLHCGWCNIHFYEGFIHEHVLSESHTTHIQELIEYENKRLEYYTREAEHQKILCV; encoded by the exons ATGGGCTCCACAGTTCAAA ATACAAATTATTGGCACTGCTACATTTGTGAATTGGATATACCAGCATCACATATTGAAGAGCATAATGAAAGTTGGAAACATAGTATGTATGTATCGATATGTCAAGAATCACTAAAAAGGCTGAACAACCATATTACCGTAAGAAACAGCGATTTATCGCATTGCAAGGAAAGTACGAATATCACAGACTTTTGTGCCAACTGCTCTGTAATAGTTGAGAATAACGATCACAAAGCATCAAGAAACCACAACCAATCGAAAACAAAAGATGTGCTGATGGAAAATCTTTTTAAATTGTACGTTAGTTCCTCCAACTTCAACGAAAAATTCCTCAACGAATTAAAAAATACCATAACAAAACTGGTGACACTACTTAGCACAGAATCTGAGCGAACTATTTCTGATAGGAAATATAAAACAACAGAACCACTTAATAATGGAATCACGTACGATAAATATATAAAACCTAGTATCTCGGAAGCAGACACTCAAACAAACAGTAATACTTTTAATAATAGCGAATGTATTATAGAAGTACAATCACCAAACAACGATAAAAAGGTAAATATTGTTGATAATAATGATTGTAATAAACATGACCATTTGCTGaaattaaaagtagaaaaaacaATAAGTGAGAACCGTATAGTACACGACCAATTATTGCAAAAGTCtgaaaaatcatcaaaattcgACTGCAAAATTTGCTGTATTGAAATAGAGGATAACCCAAAAATGATTGAAACACATATAAAATCCTCCGAACATATCTTCCTATTTCATAATCTTTTCGGCGACCGCTTAAAATGTATTGTCTGCAATATCCACCATGTGACACCAAAGTGCGAATTATTACATATCAATTCTAATAAACAATCAATAGAACCCGCTGCAGTAACAAAGAAAAATGATGACTATGAAAAAGTCGTCAACCGTTTGTGTAATGACAATATTAGAAAAACTTTTGCTAAACTTTATAAAAACGAAAAGGTAGATAATAATTTAGAAGCAGATATACAAAGTTCTAAAGCCAGTATTAATTCCCCAATCATAGGATGGGATGAAGATGGTGAAAGTGTAGATGGTAAAGACatgataattaataatatttcgaAATTTTATAAAGACGAAAACGCAGAggataatttagaaaaaaatattcaaagttCTAAAGCCATTGTTAATATTCCAAAATTAAGATGGGATGAGGATGGTGAAAATGTAACTGGTATAGATATGGTATTGCCAGAAGTATTAAATGATAGTATTTCTGGCAATACCAGTTGTTCAGATAAATACTATTTTGATTCTGAACGCAAAATGTCTAATAAGAACCGTAAAAAAAAGGTTAATAAAGCCATAcacagtaaaaaaaagaaacgatcaaaaaaaaataaaagtaaccaTCAAACCGAGGAGCCTCCAGATCCTTTGATGGacattgatttagtaaaaaagGGCCCAAATATAATCTACTGTAAACTATGTAGAATAACTGTTTCAAATAAACCAGGACATGATTCGAGACATTTTAAAGGCAATTTACACTCAACTGAGCGTCATTTTTTCTTAACACGAAACAAAATAACTGCCTCCCATTTCTATGAAAATTATGGTTATCTTCACTGCGGTTGGTGTAACATACATTTTTACGAAGGGTTTATACACGAACATGTTTTAAGTGAATCTCATACAACACACATCCAAGAATTAattgaatatgaaaataaaagacTGGAATACTATACGAGAGAAGCAGAACACCAAAAAATCCTGTGTGTGTAA